The genomic stretch CGCCCACTATGCTAAAAGGGTTATCGTCATTAAAGACGGAAACATCGTCCAGGATCGGCTTAATGGAAGGAAAAAAATATGAAACTTTGGGAAACAATTATCGAAAGTATTAGCACTTTAAGTTTAAACAAAATGAGAACCGGTTTGGCGGCTCTGGGAATTATCATCGGTATCGGCAGTGTCATCGCTCTGGTTTCCATTGGTCAGGGGAGTCAAAAAGCCATCGAAACCCAAATTCAATCACTCGGTGCTAATTTGCTGACAGTCATGCCGGGTAGTCAACGCAGCGGAAATGTCCGGACATCTTCCGGCAATACTACCCTTACCCTTGAAGATGCCAATGCCATTATGTCCTCTTCGCAGATCACCGCCGTCCAGAGTGTCTCCCCCGAATTATCCAGAAGATTCCAAATAATTGCCGGTAAAAATAATACCAATACACAGGTATATGGAGTATATCCTGCGTATTCTCAAATCAGAAAGGTAAATCTGACCAGTGGTGTTTTTATCAGTCAAATGGATGTAGATTCACTGTCCAGAGTAGCTGTTCTGGGGCCTACTACTGCCACCAATCTTTTTGGCGAAGGTGTCGATCCCCTCGGCCAAACTATCCGAATCAACAAGCAGAGCTTTAGAGTTGTCGGTGTTACCGAAAGTAAGGGCGGCAGCGGTTTCAACAATCAGGACGACATCATTTTTGCCCCGCTTTCTACCGTTCAAAAACAGTTGGCCGGAGTTGACTATCTTAGCTCTATCGCCGTTGAAGCCAAATCACAAAATCTGATGACTGAAGCGCAAAATCAAGTCGGCTATTTCCTGTTGGAGCGTCACAAGTTAAGTGATCCTGTTGATGCTGATTTTTCTATTATGTCTCAAAGTGATATTTTAAACACCGCTTCACAAGTCACGGGAACTTTTACCACCCTTTTAAGCGGTATTGCGGCCATATCCCTACTGGTTGGGGGAATCGGCATTATGAATATCATGTTGGTTACCGTTACCGAACGGACTCGGGAAATTGGTCTCCGCAAAGCCTTGGGCGCCAAACGGAAAACAATTATTACCCAATTTTTAGTCGAATCAGTTATTTTGACCTTCTTCGGAGGATTAATCGGGATGATTTTCGGTATTGCAATATCGCTTATCCTTTCAAAGCTTTTAAATTTTCCCAGCGCTATTTCTCTGTCCTCAATTCTCCTGGCTGTCAGCGTCTCCGGATTTATTGGCATTGTTTTTGGTTGGTATCCGGCCCAACGAGCTTCAAAACTTGCTCCGATTGAAGCTCTCCGTTATGAATAACTTTTAAGCTTCACTTCAGTTTCAAACAATATGATTAATTATTAACAAAAAAAAACTATGGCAAAACAAAACAACATAATTTGGGTTCTTTTAATCGTTTTATTTACTGGGGCTGGTTTTTTTGGTGGCACAAAGTATCAACTTAGTAAAATCGTTTCCCAAAGGGGTCAATTTGGTGACCGGATGTTATCCGGAGCGGTCGGTAATAATACTCAGGCCAATAGAATGCGTCTCGGTGGGGGGCAAATAGTTGGTGAAATTTCCGCTCAGGACGAAAACACCATAACAGTAAATTTACCCGACGGTAGCTCAAAAATTATTCTCCTATCCGAAAAAACTGCCATCAACAAAGCTAGCCAGGGTTTATTAACTGACCTAAAAGTCGGCGAAAAAGTCGCTATTTTCGGTTCAGTAAACACCGATGGAAGCGTTACGGCTCAAAACATTCAGCTCAATCCTATTGTCGGGAATACCCAAATTACCCCCCCGGTTCAACCTTAATTTTTTATGCACTCAAATTTTGTTGCAGTTTCTTTCGTACAGCATCAGCCTCGGTTTTAGTCACATAAGAGAATTCATTTACCAGGTGTGTCATTATGGACTCCAAAATTTCCTGATCACTTCTGGAAAAAGTCTCGTTCATTTCTTTCTTCTTGAGCCACAAAGCTTTCAAAAGCGGTAACGTCTTTACGGGATCGTTTAGGCACAGTATGTCCTTATAAAGTTTATAGTCAATAACTTCCAGAGGGCTCGTTTTTTTTATCGTTTTCATAAATGCTTCTATTTCACTTTTCGACATTAATTTCCTCAAGCCCGCCTTCTGCGCATTATTGGTAGGGATTGCTCCGGTCATCCTGGGCCCCGAATTATTTAGAGGTTTGTAATAGAGATATTCACGGCTTTCAGAGGCAGATATTTTCTGGTTTTTAATCTCGTAAACCAAATAAATATGATCCGAATCAATTATTTTTTCTCCAACCTTAAACATACCAGTACTCTTCATATATAGAAACAAGCTCGGTCAAAAAATAAACTATCTCAAATCTTGTGACCTATTATACCATTTTTCCGCTCAATTTGGCGTCATCAGCCCCCCACTTTCCTGTTCTAGTTTTCCTCGAGCCTGAAGTTCCCACAACTTCCTATATATCCCATTGTCAATTTCCAGTAATTCCTGATGCGTTCCTGTTTCCGCAATTTTCCCTTTATCCATGACAATAATTTTATCTGCCCTTCTGATAGTTGAAAACCGATGGGCAATTATCAAAACCGTCCTGTTGGCAGCCGTTTTCCATAAAGCGTCCTGTACTAGACCTTCTGATTCTGAATCCAGGTTACTGGTCGCCTCATCAAAAATTAATACTTTAGGGTTAATAAGCATGGCCCTGGCGATGGCCAATCTTTGTTTTTGTCCCCCCGAGAGCTTGATTCCTCTTTCTCCGACCTGAGTCTCATATTTTTCCGGTAGCTCCTCGATAAATTTATCCAAATTAGCTAATTTTGCCGCCGCTTTAATAGAACCAAGGCCGACATCTTTGTTTCCATAACCGATGTTAAAACCGATGGTATTATTAAACAATACAGGCTCCTGCGGAACCACCCCCATAAACGATCGCAAATAACTCTTATCCATGTCTCTGATATCTATTCCGTCTAGCATTATTTTCCCGGAAGTCAGATCATAAAATCTTAATATCAGTTTAACCAGTGTGGTTTTCCCGGCTCCGGATCTTCCCACAAAAGCCACCGACTGTCCCGGCTCAATCAATAAATTAATTTTTCCCAAAACCTTCTTTTTGTTTCCCGGATATGAAAACTCGGCATCTTCGAGTTCTATTTTTCCTCTCACAAGCTCGATTTTTTTTGATACACCGGGGTCTTTAACGATAATGTCATCGTCAAGAATATCAAAATATTTTCCCAAATCAATAAAACTCTTGGCGATATTTCTAAACTGGAAAAATAGTCCGAAAAATCGATAATAAAACCCGGATACGAAACTGGATACCATCACAAAATCGCCAAGGCCAATCTGTTGTTTAGTCAACATTCTCACCATAACTGCCAATATTACAAATAACCCTAGGTTGGAGATGGTGCCGATTGATATATCCATCAAACGGAAGCTATTACTAAAGCGCCACATTTTAATAAACCAGTCTTTGAATTCAGTCCTCAATCGGTTTTCCTCCTGATCTTCCTGGGCAAAAAATTTTACAGTTTCGTAATTTATTAAATTATCGGTAATAATGCCGGAAATTCTGTCTTCCGAATCATTAAATTCCTTTCTTGTTTTAAGATTAAACTTTATCAGCAAACTCATCACCGCGACATTAATTACGAATAGTCCGAGCATTACAACCAATATTACCGAGTTGATTTTTGAAAAGAAAAAAAGTACCACCCCCAGGCTGACTATGGTTTTTAATACCTCGTGGTGAAAGTTCTGGAACAGATTAAAAAACGCCCCGTCGCCTCTTTTAAAAGCCGAGATCAGTGATCCGGTATTTTTATTTACATGAAAAGCAAAGTCCAAATCCTGGATTTTTTTAAACACCGCTATCCTGGCATCCCTTGCCGCCGGTATCTGAATTTTATCGCCCAAATAAATCGACAATGCATCGATAAAGTTCGATGTTATTCTCATCCCAACCAGCCCCAAAAGTAAGCCAAAAAGTACTTCAAAGTTTCCTTTACTGGCGTTATCAATTAACAGCTTTAATATATATGGGCTCAGGTTTTCCAATATCCCCGACGCCACCAAAGTGACTATAAAAACCAAAAAACTGGTTTTATATCTAAAAATAAATTGGTAGAATTTAACAAAAGTTTTGGCCATAAAACCCCACAAAAACTCTTAAATGGGCAAGGAAAATTATAATCCCAAAATCATCCAATACAATAGGCAAATTATAATCAAAAAAAGTTATTTTGTGTTTTAACAAAATCCATCTAGTACAATAGCATTATGCCATCGCAAGTCTTTACCATAAAAATTGCCGCTCCGGCCGGGCTTGGGGTCAAGTCCGGCGGCCAGCTTCTATCAAAAGCGTTGGTCGCTCATGGATTTAACATCAAAGACTACAATGAATATCCGTCGTTGGTTCGGGGTGGCCACAATACTTATCAGGTCAGCGCTTGTATTGACAAAATCTATGCTCCCCATTTTTCCGTTGACCTCTTTTTCTCCGTCCAAAGCGGCCATTGGCAGCCACATGTAGACGAATTTCACGATGATTCCTTGATCTTTGGGGACGAACCATTTGAGAATACTTCCACCAAAGGTCATTATATTAATCTCCCCATTAAAGAACTATCTACTTCGGTAGGAAACAATTTGGTGGGCAATACTATTTGTTTGGGAGTGGCGGCTTTTCTTTTAGGTCTCAGTACAGAGATTGCAAAAAATAGTATTACGAGTCAATACGGCAAAAACGCGGAGATAAATCATCAGGCTTTTAATGTCGGTTACACTTACGCCAAAAACAATTACTCCCAATTTGTTCAAAAATTAAATTTACCAAAGGTAGATAATAAAAATGGTCTAATCTGCGACGGCAACGAATCACTCGGATGGGGTTTTCTACAATCAGGCGGGAATTTTTATGCTGCTTATCCCATGACTCCGGCCACAGGGATTTTGCATTTTCTGGCCGAAAAACAAAAAGATTATAAGCTGACTGTACTTCATCCCGAAGATGAGATTGCCGTTGCCAATATTGGAGCCGGTGCCGCCTTTGCCGGTGCCCGTGTTGCAGTTGGAACATCGGGTGGGGGATTCGTCCTTATGGATGAAGCCATCAGTTTTTGCGGCATTGCGGAAATTGGCATGGTTTATTATTTGGTTTCCCGCCCGGGCCCGGCTACTGGTTTGCCCACCTGGACTGCTCAGGGCGATTTGCTCCATGCCATTTATGCCGGTCATGGCGAATTTCCAAAAATTGTTTTAGCCCCGGGAAGCCATCAGGAATGTTTTGATTTTTCTGCCCTGGCTTTGAACCTTGCCGCTCAACTACAAACGCCGATTATCGTCCTAAGCGACAAATATCTTGGTGAGTCCTGTAGCAATGTCGCTGATTTTTCAAAATCAAAGGTAGCTATAGAAGAGGGTTCTGTCGTCAAAGCTCCGGACAATAACTTTCGCCGATATTCCCTAAAAACCCAAAGTGGAGTTTCCCCATTAACCCTTCCGGGTACGGTCAACGGTGAATTTCTAAGCAATAGCTATGAGCACGACGAAAGAGGTTTTTCGACAGAATTACCTGAAATGTCCAAGCAAATGATGGAAAAAAGAATGACAAAACTAAAAACTGCTCTGGATCTTCTTCCCGGCCCCATGCTTTATGGCAACACAAACGCCAAGAAACTAATAATAAGCTGGGGGTCAACCACACAGCCGGTTCTTGAGGCTTTAAAGAACTTACCCGATTATGCCTTTTTACAAATCCGCAGTCTTTGGCCGATTGGCCAAGAAGTCTCAAATATTGTCGAAAAATATCAATCTGTCGCCGTCATTGAAGCCAACCAAACCGGTCAGTTAACCACTCTTTTAAAATCTCAATTTAATTTTCATCCCACCTCTCAAATATTAAAATTTAACGGCCGCCCCTTTTACCCCGAAGAGATAGCCAAACTTTTAACTTTATGAACTTTAAAACAAACATAATCCCCACCTGGTGTCCGGGGTGCAGCAACTACTTACTTTCTTCGGGAATTCAGCAAACTCTAACAAAGCTTAATGTTTCGACCTCTGACTTGGTTATCGCCTATGATATCGGCTGTGCCGGTAATATGGCTGATTTTATTAATTCTTTTGGTGCCCACACCCTTCATGGCCGGTGCATCCCTTTCGCAATCGGTGCAAAAGTTGCCAATCCGTCACTGACCGTTTGTGCGGTTGGGGGTGACGGAGGAATATATGGTGAGGGGTTAAATCATTTAATCGCTGCTGCCCGGATGAACATAGACATTACCGTTTTTGTCGCCAATAACCATCTTTATTCATTAACCACCGGCCAGACCAGCCCCACTACCGCCAAGGGGACCAAAACTAAATCAACTCCACTTGGTGCTCCCGGCGTTCCACTTGACCCGGTTAAATTAGTCAAGGCAGTCAACCCGGAAGTTTTTGCCGAAACTGTTGATTCAAAAGATGTTGGTAAACTAAACGAATTAATCGAATCAGCCATGAAGTTCAGGGGGTTCTCCCTTCTTGATACTGCCCAATTTTGCCTTGCCTTCGGTAAATAGCCAACTACCCGAATCCTATTTTATAATTCTTGCCACAATCGCCATAAATAACGGTATTTCCATCCTCGCCTTGTCTTCAGTTTTTGCCATCCCACCCTCACTTTTTTTATCCGATATCCACTCCTCAATTTTTTCTATTACGAATCCATTGTCCGATAGCATTTCGCAGTAAGCCGATAGGGGATAGTGAAAAGTATAGGTCAGTTGGTTATTTTTTTTATCAAAGGGGCTACTCTCGATGGGGATTTCCAAGGGCGACATATAAGCCTCGATTTTCCGGTACTGGATACCCCTTTCTTTGTCTACCCCCCATCCACTGTGTTGGGGTATTCGGAAAGCCGGATGGTTTAAAACTATGAAAAAACGTCCATCTTTTTCGAGTAATCTACTGGCGTTTCTTACCACTCTAAAAGCGTGTTTAATGTTTTGTAAAGCCAAAATTATGGCGACGTGGCTAAAGAAACTATTTAATTTTATCTCCTTTGAAACATCCTCGACAAAATATTTATGGTTAATATTTTTATCAAGCTTCACCGCCTCTTGAATTAAATTCTTTGCCGCATCCAGCCCGATATATTTTGGCCCAACCGGCAAATACCTGCCCAAAATTCCCTGCCCGCAAGCCAAGTCAATCACCCTATCGTTTGTTTTTAGGTCCATCAGCCTCAAAAGGTTTGGCAAAATCACGTGTTGGTGATAATAATGCCCACTTTCCGAAACCAACTCGGAATACCACTTTCCGACTTTCTGCCATGAAGTATCTTTATTCATAAATGTTATAAAATACATTAATTATCAACACACATATTTTACTATGAAAGGTTTTATCAGATTTATATTAATCGTTTTAGTTCTTTTAATCGCTACCCCCATTCTGATTTTAGGCTATCTTGGATTTATTCCAAAATTATCCTCTGTTCTGGGATCCGATAAACCCCGTAACTTAGGAGTTGTCTATACTGATTCCGATCTTAATTCTGTTGTCCAAAAAAACGGGATAGAGATGTCAGAAATGGCCACTTCTTCGGCCGAACCAAAAAATAGTATCAAATATTCCGGGAGCAAAACTGTCTCCGTTAGCCTTACTTCGGAAGAAATTACTGCATTAAGTAACAGTCCGACCTGGAAATATTACCCCGTCTCAGACATCCAAATAAAATTAAACAGTGATGGTTCCGGCGAAGCATCCGGAATCTTAATTCTTGATCGACTCACCGGTTATTTGGGCGCTATTGGTATCTCGCCCGATGTTGCCCAGACAGCGGCCGACTATCTAAAAATAAAAGGCAGCACTCCCTTTTATTTCAAAGGTATAGTTTCCGTCCAAAATAACAAAGTATCTCTTGACACTCAAAAAATAGAGATAGGTAAACTACCAATCCCTGTCAATTTAGTAAAAGAAAATCAGCATTACTTGGCTCAACTGGCTGAGATCAGAATCGACAGTGTTCCTGGTTTATCGGTTAAGTCCTTTAACCTGGTAGGCGGCCGTGTGAATTTTGAAGGTACTTTACCTGAAAAAATTAGCTGGTCCAAATAATATGAAGAAAAACATTCCAATTTTTATTATCGCCCTTTCTTTCTTGTTGGGTTTTTATTTTTACCCCAAGGTTCCTGAACTGGTTGCTACCCACTGGGGAGCCTCCGGCCAGGTCGATGGTTATTCCCCAAAGGCATTTGGCCTGTTTTTTATGCCAATTCTTTTAATTGGGCTATATCTGCTTTTTCGTTTCCTGCCATCGACTGATCCCTACAAAAAAAACTTTAAGCAATTCGAACATCATTTTAACAATTTTGTTGTTATCATCTTTATTTTTTTATTCTACTTATTTTGCCTTACTTTAATTTGGAATTCAGGTTATCAATTTAATATGGTTCAGTTTCTGGCGCCGGCCTTTGCCCTTCTTTTTTATTACACCGGCGTTTTGACTTCTGTTGCCAAACGTAACTGGTTTGTCGGCATCCGTACTCCCTGGACCATGAGTAGTGATATCGTTTGGGATAAAACCCATGCTATTGGCGGAAAATTGTTTAAGGCCGTTGGAGTAATATCTCTTGCCGGTATTCTTTTCCCCGGCTCCGCCGCTCTCCTAATTTTTCTCCCCGTTATTTTTGCCAGTATTTTCGTCTTCGCTTACTCATATTATCTTTATCAAAAAGAAAACCATGAATCTTAATGATCTAAAAGAATCAATCGAATCGTCGATTTTAGCCCTGGCTACTTCAACTCCCGACGGCCGGCCAAATTGTATTGCCGTTGCTTGTTGCAAGGTCATTTCAGACAATCAGGTTTTAATCTCTGATAATTTTTTCAATAAAACCCGGCAAAATTTATTAATCAACAGTCAAGTATCTGTTGCTTTTTGGGATCCAGAGGACAATCCGGCCGGGAATCGTGGTTATCAACTAAAGGGAGTTGCCCAATATTTAACGCAAGGCAAGTGGAAACAAATTGTAGACGCAGATCCCGACAATGAAGGTCTTGCCCACAAGGCCGCCGTTTTAGTAACAGTTACAGAAATTTGGGACCTGGCTAATCCAAAATTACTTTTTAAACAAGAGGTTTAGATGATTAAACTAGGATCAACTAATATTTCGAAAATTTTCAATCAATCCGGCATGGATGAGTTTGTCCTGAGTCTTGGGTTAACCTCAAAAAAGGTAATCATCAAACCGAATTGGGTGGACGGTCTGGAAGGTAGCCACACCGAATCAAAAGCCCTTGATATGCTCCTAACATCACTGAATCGTCCCACTGTCGTCGTCGAGAGCTACACTTTTTGGCGTACCGACAAAGTGTTTCGTAAAGAAGGTGATTATTTTTCTTCTAAAGAGGCCACCATCGAAACCGGAAAAATAC from Candidatus Shapirobacteria bacterium encodes the following:
- a CDS encoding ABC transporter permease; its protein translation is MKLWETIIESISTLSLNKMRTGLAALGIIIGIGSVIALVSIGQGSQKAIETQIQSLGANLLTVMPGSQRSGNVRTSSGNTTLTLEDANAIMSSSQITAVQSVSPELSRRFQIIAGKNNTNTQVYGVYPAYSQIRKVNLTSGVFISQMDVDSLSRVAVLGPTTATNLFGEGVDPLGQTIRINKQSFRVVGVTESKGGSGFNNQDDIIFAPLSTVQKQLAGVDYLSSIAVEAKSQNLMTEAQNQVGYFLLERHKLSDPVDADFSIMSQSDILNTASQVTGTFTTLLSGIAAISLLVGGIGIMNIMLVTVTERTREIGLRKALGAKRKTIITQFLVESVILTFFGGLIGMIFGIAISLILSKLLNFPSAISLSSILLAVSVSGFIGIVFGWYPAQRASKLAPIEALRYE
- a CDS encoding DUF5666 domain-containing protein, with amino-acid sequence MAKQNNIIWVLLIVLFTGAGFFGGTKYQLSKIVSQRGQFGDRMLSGAVGNNTQANRMRLGGGQIVGEISAQDENTITVNLPDGSSKIILLSEKTAINKASQGLLTDLKVGEKVAIFGSVNTDGSVTAQNIQLNPIVGNTQITPPVQP
- a CDS encoding ABC transporter ATP-binding protein, coding for MAKTFVKFYQFIFRYKTSFLVFIVTLVASGILENLSPYILKLLIDNASKGNFEVLFGLLLGLVGMRITSNFIDALSIYLGDKIQIPAARDARIAVFKKIQDLDFAFHVNKNTGSLISAFKRGDGAFFNLFQNFHHEVLKTIVSLGVVLFFFSKINSVILVVMLGLFVINVAVMSLLIKFNLKTRKEFNDSEDRISGIITDNLINYETVKFFAQEDQEENRLRTEFKDWFIKMWRFSNSFRLMDISIGTISNLGLFVILAVMVRMLTKQQIGLGDFVMVSSFVSGFYYRFFGLFFQFRNIAKSFIDLGKYFDILDDDIIVKDPGVSKKIELVRGKIELEDAEFSYPGNKKKVLGKINLLIEPGQSVAFVGRSGAGKTTLVKLILRFYDLTSGKIMLDGIDIRDMDKSYLRSFMGVVPQEPVLFNNTIGFNIGYGNKDVGLGSIKAAAKLANLDKFIEELPEKYETQVGERGIKLSGGQKQRLAIARAMLINPKVLIFDEATSNLDSESEGLVQDALWKTAANRTVLIIAHRFSTIRRADKIIVMDKGKIAETGTHQELLEIDNGIYRKLWELQARGKLEQESGGLMTPN
- a CDS encoding 2-oxoacid:acceptor oxidoreductase subunit alpha, which codes for MPSQVFTIKIAAPAGLGVKSGGQLLSKALVAHGFNIKDYNEYPSLVRGGHNTYQVSACIDKIYAPHFSVDLFFSVQSGHWQPHVDEFHDDSLIFGDEPFENTSTKGHYINLPIKELSTSVGNNLVGNTICLGVAAFLLGLSTEIAKNSITSQYGKNAEINHQAFNVGYTYAKNNYSQFVQKLNLPKVDNKNGLICDGNESLGWGFLQSGGNFYAAYPMTPATGILHFLAEKQKDYKLTVLHPEDEIAVANIGAGAAFAGARVAVGTSGGGFVLMDEAISFCGIAEIGMVYYLVSRPGPATGLPTWTAQGDLLHAIYAGHGEFPKIVLAPGSHQECFDFSALALNLAAQLQTPIIVLSDKYLGESCSNVADFSKSKVAIEEGSVVKAPDNNFRRYSLKTQSGVSPLTLPGTVNGEFLSNSYEHDERGFSTELPEMSKQMMEKRMTKLKTALDLLPGPMLYGNTNAKKLIISWGSTTQPVLEALKNLPDYAFLQIRSLWPIGQEVSNIVEKYQSVAVIEANQTGQLTTLLKSQFNFHPTSQILKFNGRPFYPEEIAKLLTL
- a CDS encoding thiamine pyrophosphate-dependent enzyme produces the protein MNFKTNIIPTWCPGCSNYLLSSGIQQTLTKLNVSTSDLVIAYDIGCAGNMADFINSFGAHTLHGRCIPFAIGAKVANPSLTVCAVGGDGGIYGEGLNHLIAAARMNIDITVFVANNHLYSLTTGQTSPTTAKGTKTKSTPLGAPGVPLDPVKLVKAVNPEVFAETVDSKDVGKLNELIESAMKFRGFSLLDTAQFCLAFGK
- a CDS encoding methyltransferase domain-containing protein → MNKDTSWQKVGKWYSELVSESGHYYHQHVILPNLLRLMDLKTNDRVIDLACGQGILGRYLPVGPKYIGLDAAKNLIQEAVKLDKNINHKYFVEDVSKEIKLNSFFSHVAIILALQNIKHAFRVVRNASRLLEKDGRFFIVLNHPAFRIPQHSGWGVDKERGIQYRKIEAYMSPLEIPIESSPFDKKNNQLTYTFHYPLSAYCEMLSDNGFVIEKIEEWISDKKSEGGMAKTEDKARMEIPLFMAIVARIIK
- a CDS encoding DUF1648 domain-containing protein: MKKNIPIFIIALSFLLGFYFYPKVPELVATHWGASGQVDGYSPKAFGLFFMPILLIGLYLLFRFLPSTDPYKKNFKQFEHHFNNFVVIIFIFLFYLFCLTLIWNSGYQFNMVQFLAPAFALLFYYTGVLTSVAKRNWFVGIRTPWTMSSDIVWDKTHAIGGKLFKAVGVISLAGILFPGSAALLIFLPVIFASIFVFAYSYYLYQKENHES
- a CDS encoding pyridoxamine 5'-phosphate oxidase family protein, giving the protein MNLNDLKESIESSILALATSTPDGRPNCIAVACCKVISDNQVLISDNFFNKTRQNLLINSQVSVAFWDPEDNPAGNRGYQLKGVAQYLTQGKWKQIVDADPDNEGLAHKAAVLVTVTEIWDLANPKLLFKQEV